The following DNA comes from Bradyrhizobium sp. SK17.
CAGCTTTCCGCAGGGGTCCTTGCGGCCCGTGCGGGTGATCAGATCGTTCGCTTCCTGGCTCATCATGGCGGCGTCTCCCGGACTTGGATTTGTTCGCCTATTGAACGAATGTGCGAATTATGCCATGTCTGGTTCCGACAGCAAGCGCAATTTTTGAACCGTTCAAAGCTCGCCACCCAAAGCAGCATCCATGCCCAAGCTGAAGCGGACCGACCAGGATGAGCGCGCCACCGACTTCGTCGAGGCGCTCGATCGCGGGCTGCGCCTGTTGCAGGTGTTCGGCACCGTCACGGGTCCCGCGACGTTGAGCGATCTCGCCCGCGCCGCCGACCTGCCACGTGCCACCGCGCGCCGCATCCTGTTCACGCTGGCGCATGGCGGGTTCGTTTCGACCGACGGCAGGCTGTTCACGCTGACGCCGCATGTGCTGACCTTGGCGGGCTCCTTCCTGCAATCCAACCAGGTGGTGACGGTGCTGCAACCGGTGCTCGATCGCATCGCCACATCAGCGCAGGAGATCGCCTCGCTGGCGCTGCTCGACGGCGACGATGTCGTGTTCGTGGCGCGCTCCAGCCCGACGCGGGTGTTCTCCGCCGGTCTCGACATCGGCTACCGGTTGCCGGCGTTCTGCACCTCGGTCGGCCGCGCCATGCTCGGCCGGCTCGATGATGCCGAGCTCGCAGCGCGGCTGAAGGCGATGCGCCGCGATGCCGTCACGCCGCAGACCGTGACCGATCCGAAGAGGCTGCTCGCGACTGTTATCGCCGATCGCGCGCAGGGCTACTCGCTGGTCGATCGCGAGGCCGAGCCGCATTTCCGCTCGATCTCGGTGCCGGTGCGCCGCTACGACGGCACCATCGTCGCCGCCATCAACATGGGCGCGCATGTCGACCGGGTGCCGGCCAAGGAATTGATCGAGCGCTTCCTGCCGCTGTTG
Coding sequences within:
- a CDS encoding IclR family transcriptional regulator C-terminal domain-containing protein; its protein translation is MPKLKRTDQDERATDFVEALDRGLRLLQVFGTVTGPATLSDLARAADLPRATARRILFTLAHGGFVSTDGRLFTLTPHVLTLAGSFLQSNQVVTVLQPVLDRIATSAQEIASLALLDGDDVVFVARSSPTRVFSAGLDIGYRLPAFCTSVGRAMLGRLDDAELAARLKAMRRDAVTPQTVTDPKRLLATVIADRAQGYSLVDREAEPHFRSISVPVRRYDGTIVAAINMGAHVDRVPAKELIERFLPLLREGAEDVKSRLL